CGCTGTGTTCACCACAGGTGGCTACATCGCAGCTCCGGCGATTCTTGGGGCGCGCTGGTGCGGCGTGCCTGCCGTGTTGCATGAATCGAATGCAATCCCCGGCCGGGTGACGCGCCTGTTGGGGCGTTTCTGCTCCGCCGTTGCCGTTGGCTTGCCAGTAGCTGCTGGACGAATTCCGGGCTGCCGCCCCGTGCTCACCGGCACCCCGGTGCGTTCAGGCTTTCTCAACGCGCAGCCCCTGCCGGACTGGGTGCCCTCCGGAGCTGGGCCGTTGCTCGTCGTGATGGGCGGTAGCCAGGGCGCGATCGGGCTCAATCGGATGGTGCGGGCCGTACTTCCCGAGCTGTTGGAGCAAGGCTGTCGGGTGGTGCATCTCACGGGGAGCAACGATCCCGACGTGGGTGAACTCCAGCACCCCCGGCTGGTGGAATGTCGCTTCAGCGACGACATCCCCGGCTTGCTGCAACATGCCGACCTGGCGATTAGCCGAGCCGGTGCCGGCAGCCTCAGCGAACTGGCGGTGTGCGGCACGCCCAGCATCCTGGTGCCCTTCCCCCAAGCAGCCGATCAACACCAAGACGCCAATGCCGCCTGCGCCGCCGAGCTGGGTGGTGCCGTGATCGTGCACCAACATCCTCCAGGCCACCCCGCCCTCGGCAACAGCATCAAACGGCTACTCGGAGCACGACTGGGGGATACAGATTCCCGACCTGAACTGCTCGAACAAATGCGCGCCGGGATGGATGAGCTAGCCCAACGGGATGCCGATGCACAACTGGCCCGATTGCTCGCCGACTTGGTGCGCTGAGCTCACACCAACGGGGCGCGATCGAGCTCCTGCTTGAGCGCACGAATGATGCGGCGATTGTTGCGCCGGCTCTGCAAGCCAATCCGCAACCAACACTCACCAAGGCCCTCAAACGAGCGGCAATCCCGCAACAAAATTCGATGGCGCTGCTCAACCGCTTCCCGCAGAGGCACCAACGACTGATCCGCCTGGATTAAGAGAAAGTTCGCCGCCGACGGCATCGGCGTGATGCCCGGCAACTGGGCCAATTTCCGCTGCATCCAAGCGCCCTCCTTGGCGACCCAGCTTTGAGCACGGCGGCACCAGCGTTGATATTTCGCCGGCGACGCCAACAACTGTTCGGCCACGGCCGTAGCAATGCCATTCACGGGCCAAGGGTCTCGCCACTGGGCCCAGCGTTGGAGGCGTTCAGGCTGCGCCACGGCATAGCCAAGCCGCAAGCCAGCGATGCCATAGAGCTTGGT
The DNA window shown above is from Synechococcus sp. CC9902 and carries:
- a CDS encoding UDP-N-acetylglucosamine--N-acetylmuramyl-(pentapeptide) pyrophosphoryl-undecaprenol N-acetylglucosamine transferase; translation: MTRLLIAASGTGGHLFPALAVADALDGHCQVSWLGVPDRLETELVPARFKLITVNAGGLQGRGITKLVQLIRLLAASITVRRLIRTHQIDAVFTTGGYIAAPAILGARWCGVPAVLHESNAIPGRVTRLLGRFCSAVAVGLPVAAGRIPGCRPVLTGTPVRSGFLNAQPLPDWVPSGAGPLLVVMGGSQGAIGLNRMVRAVLPELLEQGCRVVHLTGSNDPDVGELQHPRLVECRFSDDIPGLLQHADLAISRAGAGSLSELAVCGTPSILVPFPQAADQHQDANAACAAELGGAVIVHQHPPGHPALGNSIKRLLGARLGDTDSRPELLEQMRAGMDELAQRDADAQLARLLADLVR